The Candidatus Caldatribacterium sp. genome has a window encoding:
- a CDS encoding putative DNA binding domain-containing protein gives MPAPNTWNWLKEQDEGQFLERKSCYDRSSRLSRPRPVKEVLWDLAEALVAMGNADGSTVAVGPEDDGTVMGVPSRYQFRQTQWRLSDDVCLRLNFCVHEISLEEQRVWVSETDWSPKVQQLLDAILYLERGTKLSFPARDIDAMKVSEDFPLVGSERMVGTRRRKAGQALCPR, from the coding sequence ATGCCAGCCCCCAACACCTGGAACTGGCTGAAGGAGCAGGATGAAGGACAGTTTCTGGAGCGAAAGAGTTGCTATGACCGCTCATCGAGGCTGAGTAGACCCCGACCCGTGAAGGAGGTGCTGTGGGATTTGGCGGAAGCGCTGGTGGCGATGGGAAATGCCGATGGTAGCACCGTCGCTGTCGGACCGGAAGACGATGGAACGGTAATGGGTGTTCCATCGCGTTACCAATTCCGGCAGACCCAATGGCGATTGAGTGACGACGTCTGCCTCCGACTGAACTTTTGCGTCCACGAAATCTCCCTTGAGGAGCAAAGGGTTTGGGTCTCTGAGACGGATTGGAGTCCTAAGGTGCAGCAACTTTTGGACGCTATTTTGTATTTGGAACGGGGCACAAAACTGTCTTTTCCTGCCAGGGACATAGATGCCATGAAGGTATCTGAGGATTTCCCGCTGGTCGGTTCTGAACGGATGGTTGGAACCCGTAGGCGAAAAGCGGGGCAGGCGTTATGTCCCAGGTGA
- a CDS encoding sugar ABC transporter substrate-binding protein, with translation MRRTFAVGLLVAVLLLVVGVGAFAEVTLTFQSYSNPNEQVAQFIQNVLIPELKKAHPEVDVKYVYIPFAEYMSTILQQAVSNTLPDLVYLDNPWVPQLIEAGVFQKITDNVMRDLGKDFWMDFFPGHRLLTSKDEEIYALQVHTNNLAIFYREGFLKQAGIGEPPKTWDEFQDAAKKIKESLGIYGLMFYAGADEAGTWQFEPFLWSNGGSLLELDQPEAIEALEFVTGLVKNGYAPRDVVGLKDQGDVTIWFMNGQAAMMINGNWEFGWHLLPDVLQKLGDVKVAPFPVPEAGMRSAVLPFGGECVGVTTSDSEKAKYAWELIRIWFAERLDEYYEKWTGHIPTLASYAAKIAEKRPEFEIFIKQAAYTLPRPPMGGMDKYPDVSNELALALQKALTEAQTPEAAFKEAASNIRNLFTPEAYEENKATARKILEEVLARTKAQ, from the coding sequence ATGAGGAGGACGTTTGCGGTTGGTTTGCTGGTTGCGGTTCTCTTGTTGGTGGTGGGTGTCGGTGCGTTTGCAGAGGTTACCCTGACCTTCCAGAGCTACTCTAACCCCAATGAGCAAGTGGCACAGTTCATCCAGAATGTCCTGATTCCAGAGCTCAAGAAGGCTCATCCTGAAGTGGATGTGAAGTACGTGTACATTCCCTTTGCTGAGTACATGTCCACCATTCTCCAGCAAGCTGTCTCCAATACCCTACCGGACCTTGTGTACCTCGATAACCCCTGGGTGCCCCAGCTCATCGAAGCAGGAGTTTTCCAAAAGATTACCGACAACGTGATGCGTGACCTGGGTAAAGACTTCTGGATGGATTTCTTCCCTGGCCATCGCCTCTTAACGAGCAAAGACGAGGAAATCTACGCCCTACAGGTGCACACAAATAACCTGGCCATTTTCTACCGCGAAGGTTTTCTGAAACAGGCAGGTATTGGAGAGCCACCGAAGACCTGGGATGAATTCCAAGATGCGGCCAAGAAAATCAAAGAAAGCCTCGGCATATACGGTCTCATGTTCTACGCAGGAGCAGATGAAGCCGGTACCTGGCAGTTTGAGCCCTTCCTGTGGAGTAACGGAGGGAGTCTCTTAGAGCTTGACCAGCCCGAGGCAATAGAAGCGCTTGAGTTCGTAACCGGTCTGGTTAAGAATGGATATGCTCCTCGGGATGTCGTTGGTCTCAAGGATCAGGGTGACGTGACCATATGGTTCATGAACGGTCAAGCGGCAATGATGATTAACGGGAACTGGGAATTCGGCTGGCATCTCCTGCCCGATGTGTTGCAGAAATTGGGCGATGTGAAGGTAGCTCCTTTCCCAGTCCCGGAGGCAGGTATGCGTTCTGCAGTTCTGCCTTTTGGTGGAGAGTGTGTGGGCGTCACCACCTCAGATAGCGAAAAGGCAAAGTACGCTTGGGAGCTCATTCGAATCTGGTTCGCGGAAAGACTTGACGAGTACTATGAAAAGTGGACAGGGCACATTCCGACTCTTGCTTCGTACGCGGCAAAGATTGCAGAAAAGCGCCCTGAGTTTGAGATTTTTATCAAGCAGGCTGCGTACACTCTGCCGAGGCCCCCAATGGGAGGAATGGACAAGTACCCCGATGTGTCGAATGAGCTCGCCTTAGCTCTTCAGAAAGCTCTGACCGAAGCGCAAACACCTGAGGCAGCCTTTAAGGAAGCAGCCAGCAACATCAGGAACCTCTTTACCCCCGAGGCCTACGAGGAGAACAAGGCCACTGCGCGGAAGATTCTGGAAGAGGTCTTGGCAAGGACGAAGGCCCAGTGA
- a CDS encoding sugar ABC transporter permease, translated as MKIPKVTLFLFLLPSLALIFIFGLYPVVYNVFLSLKDVNLITYIRGTSKDVGSLNYRAILGDSLFWRALYNTIVFTLLSIVLQMVVGFLLALLFYYEFPLKGFLQALVMVPWVMPIMVSGSFFRWFLNDNGFLNNLLATFGWITEPVRWITLERVVIYSLTAVNVWLGIPFNFILLYTGMQQIPEELYESADIDGAAGWQKVLYIALPMLKPVLVATFVLGCILTFKVFDLVWIVTRGGPGGASHLLSTLSYSLAFDRFQFGKSAAVLVLMQIIVILFVGFSTRIRLEER; from the coding sequence GTGAAAATACCTAAGGTTACTCTCTTTCTTTTCTTGCTCCCCTCTCTTGCCTTAATTTTCATCTTTGGTCTCTACCCGGTTGTCTACAACGTGTTTTTGAGCTTGAAAGATGTCAACCTGATTACTTACATTCGCGGGACTTCAAAAGATGTGGGTTCCTTGAACTACAGGGCAATCCTTGGTGATTCTCTTTTTTGGAGAGCCCTTTACAATACCATTGTGTTTACTCTCCTTTCCATTGTGCTCCAGATGGTGGTTGGGTTCCTGCTTGCTCTTCTTTTCTACTACGAGTTTCCTCTCAAAGGCTTTTTGCAGGCTTTGGTGATGGTTCCCTGGGTCATGCCCATCATGGTTTCTGGGTCTTTTTTCCGCTGGTTCCTCAACGATAACGGCTTTCTCAACAATCTCCTTGCCACCTTTGGTTGGATTACGGAACCCGTACGCTGGATAACCTTGGAAAGAGTGGTTATCTATTCCCTGACGGCGGTCAACGTATGGCTGGGTATTCCTTTCAACTTTATTCTCCTCTACACCGGTATGCAGCAAATTCCTGAAGAGCTCTACGAGAGCGCCGATATAGATGGCGCTGCAGGGTGGCAGAAGGTTCTCTACATCGCCCTTCCCATGCTCAAGCCAGTGCTTGTGGCCACGTTCGTTCTGGGTTGCATTCTGACTTTCAAAGTTTTTGACCTTGTGTGGATTGTCACCAGAGGAGGTCCGGGAGGGGCATCACACCTTTTGAGTACCCTCTCCTACTCCCTTGCTTTCGATAGATTCCAGTTCGGGAAGTCTGCAGCGGTTCTCGTGCTCATGCAGATCATCGTCATCCTTTTCGTTGGATTCTCCACCCGCATTCGACTCGAAGAGAGGTGA
- a CDS encoding carbohydrate ABC transporter permease codes for MRKHRGWKWSALVALVVALVISPLYFIAIGGFMSTEEIFHKPPYLFPPRPSLAYYREAILTLSPYIKNSFIIAFGTLLLTLLVALPAPFVLTKFRFSLKGPVDFLFALVQMLPYTAVIVPLFLMFTKLKLIDSHLGVMLALSVFLVPFAVIILRSYMISVPSGLIEAALIDGAGYFKIFTSIVLPLSAPGIASVAILVFLLAWGSFIVPLAFIKAESMRPLSIGLYVFIGQYGVEWNKLMAGSMIYTIPPLVVALLAGKSIVAGLTAGAFKE; via the coding sequence TTGCGGAAGCATCGGGGATGGAAATGGAGTGCCTTGGTCGCCCTGGTGGTCGCCTTAGTGATTTCCCCTCTCTACTTCATTGCCATAGGGGGCTTCATGTCCACTGAGGAGATTTTCCACAAACCTCCGTACCTCTTTCCCCCACGCCCGAGTCTTGCCTACTATCGGGAAGCTATTTTGACCCTTTCCCCCTACATCAAGAATAGCTTCATCATTGCCTTTGGAACTCTTCTTCTGACACTCCTTGTTGCCCTGCCTGCTCCCTTTGTCCTGACGAAGTTCAGATTTTCCCTGAAGGGTCCGGTGGATTTTCTCTTCGCCCTGGTCCAGATGTTGCCCTACACCGCCGTGATTGTTCCTCTCTTTCTCATGTTCACGAAGTTGAAGCTCATCGATTCTCACCTTGGGGTCATGCTGGCACTTTCGGTTTTCCTTGTCCCCTTTGCCGTAATCATTCTCCGCTCGTACATGATTTCCGTTCCTTCGGGATTGATCGAAGCAGCACTCATAGACGGTGCAGGGTATTTCAAAATATTCACAAGCATCGTTTTGCCGCTCTCTGCTCCAGGGATTGCCTCGGTTGCCATACTCGTTTTCCTTCTGGCCTGGGGCAGCTTCATCGTTCCCCTTGCCTTCATAAAGGCGGAGAGCATGCGTCCCCTCAGCATAGGCCTTTATGTTTTCATCGGCCAGTACGGTGTGGAGTGGAATAAGCTCATGGCCGGGAGCATGATTTACACCATTCCCCCGCTCGTGGTGGCGCTTTTGGCGGGGAAATCCATCGTTGCGGGACTTACCGCCGGGGCCTTCAAGGAGTGA
- a CDS encoding DUF1156 domain-containing protein: MAKRFLIEMAMPIQELSEEARREKAIRHGHISTLHVWWARRPLVVARAAVLGALLTEDEDVNSQFVKNLCQWEVHDGNRQGHHLLEQARALIRRLFGDRPPKVLDSFAGGGSIPLEALRLGCEAHAVEYNPVAYLILKATIEFPQKFGQRLVNAVKEWGDWVLKRARKELETFYPSVNGETPIAYIWSRTIRCPNPSCGAEIPLFRQFWLARKANKKVALMPLPDRERKQVDFAIAEGTAIDFDPSRGTVQRGNALCLVCNTTAKDKYVKAEAQAGRMGHRLIAVVTTRGKGTGRNYRLATEADLDAFRKAEEALEELKQSPSPFAFGLPWVPEEPSRLVGAGQQQSVEASYGFLQWGKFFNPRQLLSLCVFGKWVREAYREILKATEDREFAKAVTTYLAFGVDFLANRGLSTLCGWDASKETGRSVFAGHHLHMVWDYLETVPVGTALGSWNEASGYVAHYLTRESRIPQAGFAHLGSAASLPFEAGSFDAVVIDPPYHDNVPYADLSDFFYVWLRRTVGDLYPEAFQTELTPKDEEAVVNPARFGGGKKGEQIAEAHYGRLMQQSFAEIHRVLKPEGMAVVMFTHRSTTAWERLIQSLLDAGLYPTVSFPVHTEMEASTHQRGKGAIKSTILMACRRRPENAGIGWYAQVRAELERVISEQLKEFWRAGIRGADFFVSAIGPSVGVFGRFRKVMYPDGREVAVSDLLDEVRAIVTAFALKQLGLARLDEPTRFYVLYRWAYGGNSLDFDEANKLAKSVGVELDVLHKQERLIVRDGETVTLPTFAERWQDRLCRTHWEKALQDGQALQLPEIDWLHIALGFWQKGETEMLAEFLRQAGIQGDQHPFWQTAQALLEIENAQPDGTLEKEVRALEQLLGGKRSVLRQVATLAKSGRQLQFEF, encoded by the coding sequence ATGGCAAAACGGTTCCTGATAGAGATGGCGATGCCGATTCAGGAATTGTCTGAAGAAGCAAGGCGGGAGAAAGCTATCCGTCACGGGCACATCTCCACACTCCATGTCTGGTGGGCAAGACGGCCACTGGTGGTCGCAAGGGCTGCCGTTTTGGGAGCACTGCTCACCGAAGACGAGGATGTCAACTCGCAGTTCGTCAAAAATCTTTGCCAGTGGGAAGTCCATGACGGCAACCGTCAAGGACATCACCTGTTGGAGCAGGCAAGGGCACTCATCCGAAGGCTTTTTGGTGATCGACCGCCGAAGGTGCTGGATTCCTTCGCCGGTGGCGGGAGTATCCCACTGGAAGCTCTGCGCTTAGGCTGTGAAGCCCATGCCGTTGAGTACAACCCTGTCGCCTATCTCATCCTGAAGGCTACCATTGAGTTTCCGCAAAAATTTGGACAACGGCTCGTCAACGCCGTCAAGGAATGGGGTGATTGGGTGCTCAAGCGGGCACGAAAGGAGTTAGAAACGTTTTACCCATCTGTCAACGGTGAGACGCCCATTGCCTATATCTGGAGCCGAACCATTCGCTGCCCCAATCCTTCCTGCGGCGCCGAAATCCCGCTCTTTCGCCAGTTCTGGCTCGCCCGCAAAGCCAACAAAAAGGTTGCCCTAATGCCGTTGCCTGACCGAGAACGCAAGCAGGTAGACTTTGCTATTGCGGAAGGCACTGCCATTGATTTTGACCCGTCAAGAGGAACGGTTCAGCGCGGAAACGCTCTTTGTTTGGTCTGCAATACGACAGCAAAAGACAAGTACGTCAAAGCCGAGGCACAGGCAGGAAGAATGGGACATCGGCTCATCGCCGTCGTAACCACACGGGGCAAAGGCACGGGACGCAACTACCGCCTGGCAACCGAAGCCGACCTTGACGCTTTCCGAAAAGCCGAAGAGGCTCTGGAGGAACTCAAGCAATCGCCGTCGCCCTTCGCTTTCGGATTGCCTTGGGTGCCTGAGGAGCCATCCCGGTTGGTTGGTGCGGGACAACAGCAAAGCGTTGAGGCGAGCTACGGATTTCTACAGTGGGGCAAGTTCTTCAACCCCCGCCAGCTGCTTTCACTGTGCGTCTTTGGCAAGTGGGTGCGGGAAGCCTACCGGGAAATTCTCAAGGCCACCGAAGACCGCGAATTTGCCAAAGCCGTCACGACTTATTTGGCGTTCGGTGTGGACTTTTTAGCAAATCGGGGGCTGAGTACCCTATGTGGCTGGGACGCCAGCAAGGAAACCGGACGTAGCGTTTTTGCTGGCCATCACTTACACATGGTCTGGGACTACTTGGAAACCGTGCCAGTTGGCACAGCATTGGGAAGTTGGAATGAGGCATCAGGCTATGTTGCTCATTACCTTACTCGCGAATCCCGCATCCCACAGGCAGGCTTTGCCCATCTCGGTTCAGCAGCATCGTTGCCCTTTGAGGCGGGGAGTTTTGATGCCGTCGTCATTGACCCGCCTTACCACGACAATGTGCCGTACGCCGACCTTTCGGACTTTTTCTATGTCTGGCTACGCCGGACGGTGGGCGATTTGTATCCTGAAGCGTTTCAGACAGAACTGACGCCCAAAGACGAGGAAGCTGTTGTCAACCCTGCCCGATTCGGCGGGGGTAAGAAAGGCGAGCAAATCGCTGAGGCGCACTACGGGCGGCTGATGCAGCAATCTTTTGCCGAAATCCACCGCGTGCTCAAGCCCGAGGGGATGGCAGTCGTCATGTTCACCCACCGCTCCACAACGGCTTGGGAACGGTTGATTCAAAGTTTGCTGGACGCAGGGCTGTATCCGACGGTGTCTTTCCCTGTCCACACAGAAATGGAGGCCTCCACGCATCAACGAGGCAAGGGTGCCATCAAAAGCACCATCTTGATGGCGTGTCGGCGCCGTCCTGAAAATGCCGGTATCGGCTGGTATGCGCAAGTCCGGGCGGAGTTAGAACGGGTTATTTCGGAGCAGCTCAAAGAGTTCTGGAGGGCGGGCATTCGCGGGGCGGACTTTTTCGTCTCCGCCATTGGTCCTTCGGTCGGCGTCTTCGGGCGATTCCGCAAGGTGATGTACCCTGATGGGCGAGAGGTTGCAGTGAGTGACCTTCTGGATGAGGTACGCGCCATTGTGACGGCGTTCGCATTGAAACAGTTGGGTTTGGCCCGGCTGGACGAGCCAACCCGCTTTTACGTGCTCTACCGATGGGCATACGGTGGGAACAGTTTGGACTTTGACGAGGCAAACAAGCTGGCGAAATCCGTTGGAGTAGAACTGGACGTTCTGCACAAGCAGGAGCGGCTCATCGTGCGGGATGGTGAAACGGTGACGCTACCGACTTTCGCCGAGCGATGGCAAGATCGACTTTGCCGGACCCACTGGGAGAAGGCGTTGCAGGATGGGCAAGCTCTCCAATTGCCCGAAATCGACTGGCTGCACATTGCGCTCGGTTTCTGGCAGAAAGGCGAAACGGAAATGCTTGCGGAGTTTCTTCGTCAGGCAGGTATCCAGGGTGACCAGCATCCCTTCTGGCAGACAGCACAGGCACTTTTGGAGATTGAGAACGCCCAACCGGATGGGACGCTGGAGAAAGAAGTACGGGCGCTGGAGCAACTCTTAGGGGGCAAGCGGAGCGTATTGAGGCAGGTGGCAACGCTTGCGAAAAGTGGGCGACAATTGCAGTTTGAGTTTTGA
- a CDS encoding putative DNA binding domain-containing protein: protein MSPERLRQLIQQGESMDVEFKSERQRQLSDDEIVQAVVCMANRPGRQSGYILIGVEDDGQLTGARPRHETTTDPVRLQALIANRTRPSLPVQVHVVLLQPEDVEIIVIEVLPVSLPVGTANGVYLRRAIGGRGKPECLPMHFHDMQSLQATRGLLDYSAVVVKDAAWDDLDPLEFERFRRFIRESRGQGDETLLELSDEELAKALGAVEANHAVTHIRVLGLLLFGKETSLRRFLPTHEVAFQVLRGQQVEVNEFFHYPLLRVMEEVLQRFRSRHREEEVMVGLLRVGVPEYSERAFREAVANALIHRDYARAGAVHIQWYDDHIEISNPGGFPEGVHLGNILVTPPRPRNPLLADAFKRAGVVERTGRGIDIIFTEQLRNGRPAPSYERSTPTDVVLVLPGGQANLAFVRLVVEENQAGRPLGLDGLLLLNALWQERSITVVQASQLLQKPEPDARAVLERLVEAGLVEGRGERKGRTYHLSANTYRRLGIPSAYVHRRGFEPLQQEQMVLQYVQKYGRITRREVAELCQISSPQARNLLAKLVQKGVLLRRGQRRGIFYVPSTIVDESKT from the coding sequence ATGAGTCCCGAACGGCTTCGGCAACTCATCCAGCAGGGCGAAAGCATGGATGTGGAATTCAAGAGCGAAAGACAGCGGCAACTATCGGACGATGAAATCGTCCAGGCGGTTGTATGCATGGCAAACCGTCCTGGTCGCCAGAGTGGCTACATTCTCATCGGCGTAGAAGACGATGGGCAACTCACTGGAGCTCGTCCCCGTCATGAAACAACAACCGACCCTGTTCGCCTCCAGGCTCTTATTGCCAACCGTACCCGTCCGTCCTTACCGGTTCAAGTACATGTCGTGCTATTGCAGCCAGAGGACGTGGAAATCATCGTCATTGAAGTCCTACCTGTTAGCCTACCTGTAGGCACAGCCAATGGTGTCTATTTGCGGCGTGCCATCGGTGGGCGGGGTAAGCCCGAATGTCTTCCAATGCATTTCCACGATATGCAATCCCTACAGGCGACGCGAGGGCTCCTGGATTACTCCGCCGTTGTTGTGAAAGACGCGGCTTGGGACGATTTGGACCCGTTGGAATTTGAACGTTTCCGCCGTTTTATTCGGGAAAGCCGAGGGCAAGGCGATGAAACCCTTCTGGAACTCTCCGATGAGGAACTGGCGAAAGCCTTAGGTGCTGTGGAAGCCAACCACGCTGTCACCCATATCCGAGTGTTAGGGCTTTTGCTTTTCGGCAAAGAAACTTCGTTGCGCCGCTTTCTGCCCACCCACGAAGTTGCCTTCCAAGTACTGCGAGGGCAACAAGTGGAAGTGAATGAGTTTTTCCACTACCCTTTGCTGCGTGTAATGGAAGAAGTGCTCCAACGATTCCGCTCCCGCCACCGTGAGGAAGAGGTCATGGTGGGGCTTTTACGGGTCGGTGTGCCCGAATACTCTGAGCGGGCCTTTCGGGAAGCTGTCGCCAACGCCCTTATCCATCGTGACTATGCCCGCGCGGGAGCCGTGCATATCCAGTGGTATGACGACCACATTGAAATCAGCAACCCAGGCGGGTTTCCCGAAGGGGTGCATCTGGGCAACATCCTTGTCACTCCACCCCGTCCCCGTAATCCCCTACTGGCAGACGCCTTTAAGCGGGCGGGCGTGGTGGAGCGCACAGGACGAGGCATTGACATCATCTTCACAGAGCAACTCCGTAATGGGCGACCTGCTCCTTCCTACGAGCGAAGCACTCCGACAGATGTTGTCCTCGTGCTCCCTGGTGGACAGGCAAATTTGGCATTCGTGCGGTTAGTGGTGGAAGAAAATCAAGCGGGACGACCTTTGGGGTTAGATGGATTGCTCCTTCTCAACGCCCTTTGGCAGGAACGGAGCATCACGGTTGTCCAAGCGTCCCAACTCCTGCAAAAGCCTGAACCTGATGCTCGTGCCGTACTGGAACGATTGGTGGAAGCGGGATTGGTGGAAGGACGGGGTGAGCGTAAGGGACGCACCTATCACCTCTCAGCCAATACCTACCGCCGACTGGGCATCCCATCCGCTTATGTTCACCGACGTGGTTTTGAGCCGTTACAGCAGGAGCAAATGGTGTTGCAGTATGTGCAGAAATACGGGCGTATCACCCGGCGAGAAGTGGCTGAACTGTGCCAGATTTCGTCGCCCCAAGCCCGCAATTTGCTTGCAAAACTCGTTCAAAAAGGCGTACTCTTACGCAGAGGTCAACGAAGGGGCATCTTTTATGTCCCGTCCACAATTGTGGATGAGTCCAAAACGTAA
- a CDS encoding ATP-binding protein yields MAVKGLKRVWEVCEPHPDVFSRDPDPSLFAISLHHVVQGSADRDYTDPERFFNRTYMTRALSDLLERVIGRLAGMGRGAPILRLETPFGGGKTHTITALYHLARYPEAVSEHETIRPILERLNLRELPKGIRIAVLDGRGLDVRERRADGIVIRTLWGELAYQLGSKEGYEVLADADETRTAPGSERLTEFLQRYQPVLILVDELLEYLVKARAVKVGDSNLMEQTATFFGALTAAVSAVPRSVLIAALPASSLEVPMDDQTAAERLFQQAKKVLGRVELIETPVAQDEVFGVLRRRLFQSVGNEREHRKATEAMQDYYAEYARFFPDRLRSPDYRARMLQAYPFHPELVDLLYKRWGPHPQFQRTRGALRLLALVLRRLWNQRPGSALLIQPHHIDLADRHIRGEVIRLLDSGMDAIVTGDILQRAVEIERQLGGEYAREELGKGAAACAFLYSISAATREVGATEEEIRTALLRPDINPAMASEVLGRLREGLWYLRYRDRRYLFTAKPNLNKVILDFENEITEEQVDEGIRNWLEKVAGRGVEGFQVIVAPAEPQLVPDRAQPTLVILPTEVDDATAWMQKALQLAGDGIRTNKNMLVFLVPEQARMASLRTAVRRWLALKEVERSHSFKELDAEDKDQVREQLKDKEAEIETLIKQAYQDIYRPGESGFQKIASRSPEAIRARTLDEFATQVLKEKGELTDRVAPEFLKEVLSIDQQKEVPVAQAMNLFTGTPGQPLLTQPQQVVAQTIKEGVAKGQFGLKVGERVYVGEEVPDEVLRDSRAVLISPELPPSPPPEPPTKPIRLRVHTSTKLIYPLLVVAKQLANLDASVLLEIDDPTGKLAEQRTELEKLLRDYGCSWDWDEKES; encoded by the coding sequence ATGGCAGTGAAAGGCTTAAAGCGGGTGTGGGAGGTTTGCGAACCCCATCCCGATGTCTTCTCTCGTGACCCCGATCCATCGCTTTTTGCCATCAGCTTGCACCACGTCGTTCAAGGTAGTGCTGACCGCGACTACACCGACCCTGAGCGTTTCTTCAACCGCACCTACATGACGAGAGCACTTTCGGACCTCCTGGAGCGAGTCATTGGGCGATTAGCAGGCATGGGACGGGGCGCACCGATTCTGCGGCTTGAGACGCCCTTTGGTGGCGGCAAAACCCACACGATAACGGCACTCTACCACCTTGCCCGTTATCCTGAAGCGGTGAGCGAACATGAAACCATCCGACCGATTCTGGAACGGCTGAACCTGCGGGAGCTGCCGAAAGGAATTCGCATTGCTGTTTTAGACGGACGAGGTTTAGACGTTCGAGAACGACGTGCCGATGGCATTGTTATCCGAACCCTCTGGGGTGAACTGGCGTACCAGCTGGGTAGCAAGGAAGGCTATGAAGTGCTCGCCGACGCCGATGAAACGCGGACAGCACCAGGAAGTGAACGATTGACAGAGTTCTTGCAACGCTACCAACCTGTTCTCATCCTGGTGGACGAGCTGCTGGAATACCTCGTCAAGGCAAGGGCAGTGAAAGTAGGTGATAGCAACCTGATGGAGCAAACAGCCACCTTTTTTGGAGCGCTCACAGCCGCCGTTAGTGCCGTCCCACGGAGCGTGCTCATCGCAGCACTACCTGCGTCGTCGCTCGAAGTACCTATGGACGACCAGACAGCAGCAGAACGGCTCTTTCAGCAGGCCAAGAAGGTCCTGGGGCGAGTGGAACTGATAGAGACACCTGTTGCCCAAGATGAAGTATTCGGTGTCTTGCGTCGTCGGCTCTTCCAGAGCGTCGGGAATGAACGGGAACATCGCAAAGCAACAGAAGCAATGCAGGATTACTACGCTGAGTACGCCCGTTTCTTCCCTGACCGATTGCGTTCGCCCGATTATCGGGCGCGGATGCTGCAGGCCTATCCGTTTCATCCCGAGCTCGTGGACCTCCTCTACAAGCGATGGGGACCGCACCCGCAGTTTCAACGAACACGAGGAGCACTGCGACTTCTGGCGCTGGTGTTGCGCCGGCTCTGGAACCAAAGGCCTGGCTCAGCACTCCTGATTCAACCCCACCACATTGACCTTGCTGATAGGCACATTCGCGGTGAGGTTATTCGACTCTTGGACAGCGGGATGGACGCTATCGTGACGGGCGACATCCTGCAGCGAGCGGTGGAAATAGAACGGCAGCTGGGCGGTGAATATGCCCGCGAAGAGCTGGGCAAGGGTGCAGCGGCCTGTGCTTTCCTCTACAGCATCTCTGCAGCAACTCGAGAGGTAGGTGCAACCGAAGAGGAAATCCGCACCGCTCTGCTCCGTCCCGACATCAATCCGGCAATGGCATCGGAAGTTCTGGGGCGATTGAGAGAGGGGCTCTGGTATTTGCGCTATCGAGACCGTCGTTACCTGTTCACCGCCAAACCCAACTTGAACAAGGTTATCCTGGACTTTGAAAACGAGATCACCGAGGAACAGGTGGACGAAGGCATCAGAAATTGGCTGGAGAAGGTGGCAGGCAGGGGTGTGGAGGGCTTTCAGGTCATCGTTGCACCCGCTGAACCACAACTTGTGCCTGACCGGGCCCAACCGACCCTGGTTATCCTGCCAACCGAAGTGGACGATGCGACAGCATGGATGCAGAAGGCGCTGCAGCTGGCAGGAGATGGAATCCGTACCAACAAAAACATGCTGGTATTTCTGGTGCCTGAGCAAGCACGGATGGCGTCGTTACGGACTGCCGTTCGTCGTTGGCTGGCGCTCAAAGAAGTGGAACGCTCGCACTCCTTCAAGGAACTGGATGCCGAAGACAAAGACCAAGTGCGAGAACAGTTGAAGGACAAGGAGGCAGAGATTGAAACACTCATCAAGCAAGCCTATCAGGACATTTACCGGCCTGGTGAAAGCGGGTTTCAGAAAATCGCCTCCCGTAGCCCTGAGGCTATTAGGGCAAGGACACTGGACGAATTCGCCACCCAGGTGCTCAAGGAAAAGGGTGAACTCACAGACCGGGTAGCGCCTGAGTTCCTGAAGGAAGTCCTGTCGATTGACCAGCAAAAAGAGGTGCCCGTCGCGCAAGCGATGAACCTATTCACGGGTACTCCAGGACAACCGCTCTTGACACAACCGCAGCAAGTTGTTGCTCAAACCATCAAAGAGGGTGTGGCAAAAGGTCAGTTCGGGTTGAAAGTGGGTGAAAGGGTGTACGTGGGCGAAGAAGTACCTGATGAAGTACTGCGGGATAGCCGAGCGGTTTTGATTTCGCCTGAGTTGCCCCCATCGCCACCACCCGAGCCCCCGACCAAACCCATCAGGCTGAGAGTACACACCAGCACGAAGCTGATTTATCCGTTGCTGGTGGTTGCCAAGCAACTGGCAAACCTTGATGCATCCGTTTTGCTGGAAATTGATGACCCCACAGGGAAGCTGGCAGAACAACGAACCGAACTGGAAAAGCTCTTGAGAGATTATGGTTGCTCGTGGGATTGGGACGAAAAAGAATCGTAA